One region of Rhodophyticola sp. CCM32 genomic DNA includes:
- a CDS encoding urease subunit beta, whose translation MIPGEILTAPGEIVLNEGRAAITLTVANTGDRPVQAGSHYHFAETNAALDFDRAAARGYRLDIAAGTAVRFEPGQTREVQLVPFGGDRVVYGFNQHVMGPL comes from the coding sequence ATGATCCCCGGTGAGATTCTGACCGCCCCGGGAGAGATTGTGCTGAATGAGGGCCGCGCGGCGATCACCCTGACCGTGGCCAATACCGGCGACCGGCCGGTTCAGGCCGGCAGCCATTATCATTTTGCGGAAACCAATGCCGCGCTTGATTTTGACCGGGCGGCGGCCCGTGGCTATCGTCTGGATATCGCCGCAGGCACCGCCGTGCGCTTTGAGCCGGGCCAGACCCGGGAGGTGCAACTGGTGCCATTTGGCGGTGATCGGGTGGTTTACGGGTTCAATCAACATGTCATGGGCCCGTTGTGA
- a CDS encoding urease subunit gamma gives MNLTPREKDKLLISLAAMVARGRLDRGVRLNHPEAIALITDFVVEGARDGRSVAELMTAGAQVITADQCMAGIAEMIHDVQVEATFPDGTKLVTVHHPIR, from the coding sequence ATGAACCTTACCCCCCGGGAAAAAGACAAATTGCTGATCAGCCTGGCCGCGATGGTGGCGCGGGGCCGTCTGGACCGTGGTGTCAGGCTGAACCATCCCGAAGCCATTGCGCTGATCACGGATTTCGTTGTCGAGGGCGCGCGCGACGGGCGCAGTGTGGCGGAACTGATGACCGCCGGTGCGCAGGTGATCACCGCAGATCAATGCATGGCGGGGATTGCCGAGATGATCCATGATGTGCAGGTGGAGGCAACTTTTCCCGACGGCACCAAACTGGTGACTGTCCACCATCCGATCCGCTAG
- a CDS encoding urease accessory protein UreD, with translation MFDAAAPVLPLQRTHGRAHVAIAGRRLTHLHQEGAAKAMLPRMHGRVPELVFLNTAGGVTGGDRLQYEVDLGADSAAVVTTQTAERAYRSAGGRARVATRLTLGPGAVLHWLPQELILFDGAALERDFQVDMAADATLIALETLVLGRAAMGEVLARVDLRDHRAVRRAGRLMMVEPVRLNTADLTRAGCAGLNGAGALASLTMIAPGAEDRLAALRRVLPAEGVVAAASAWGGRITARFMATDAYPLRRAVGRAIEVLSGQPLPRVWQM, from the coding sequence ATGTTTGATGCCGCCGCTCCCGTTCTTCCCCTGCAACGCACCCATGGGCGGGCCCATGTTGCCATCGCGGGCAGGCGGCTGACCCATCTGCATCAGGAAGGCGCCGCCAAGGCGATGCTGCCGCGCATGCATGGGCGCGTGCCCGAACTGGTGTTTCTGAACACCGCGGGCGGGGTCACCGGCGGGGACCGGTTGCAGTATGAGGTTGATCTGGGTGCAGACAGTGCGGCGGTTGTCACCACCCAGACGGCGGAGCGGGCCTATCGCAGCGCCGGCGGGCGGGCCCGGGTGGCCACCCGTCTGACCCTGGGGCCCGGGGCGGTTCTGCATTGGCTGCCGCAGGAGCTGATCCTGTTTGACGGGGCCGCGCTGGAGCGGGATTTTCAGGTTGATATGGCCGCCGATGCCACCTTGATTGCTCTGGAAACACTGGTTCTGGGGCGTGCAGCCATGGGCGAGGTGCTGGCCCGGGTCGATTTGCGGGATCACCGGGCCGTGCGCCGGGCCGGGCGGTTGATGATGGTGGAACCGGTGCGGCTGAACACCGCTGATCTGACCCGGGCGGGATGCGCGGGCCTGAACGGGGCCGGGGCGCTGGCCAGTCTGACGATGATCGCGCCCGGTGCAGAGGACCGGCTGGCGGCCCTGCGCCGGGTTTTGCCCGCCGAAGGCGTGGTGGCCGCAGCCTCGGCCTGGGGCGGGCGGATCACCGCCCGTTTCATGGCCACTGACGCCTATCCGCTGCGCCGTGCCGTGGGCCGCGCCATAGAGGTATTGAGCGGTCAGCCCCTGCCGCGGGTCTGGCAGATGTGA
- a CDS encoding cyclase family protein, with amino-acid sequence MCDICVMNVVKDQMLSRRSFFTAGVAATAAVALSTGATTPAMAAGHGGVFDMTHMMDETFPTYFGEPGISYDQVFNFADNGFNLNVLTVNEHTGTHIDAPLHFSADGLSVDEIPVENLVCPLCVVDIAARAAEDADAQVTPDDLSTWIAANGEIPEGACVAMHSGWGPKVQTEAFRNADGEGVMHFPGFHIEATQMLLETGAGAIAVDTLSLDHGPSGDFATHYAWLPSNRFGIECLAGLDQMPASGATLVVGAPKTGRGTGGPARIFGMV; translated from the coding sequence ATGTGCGATATCTGCGTAATGAATGTGGTAAAGGATCAGATGCTGTCCAGGCGGAGCTTTTTTACCGCCGGGGTTGCAGCCACGGCTGCGGTGGCGCTGAGCACCGGGGCAACGACACCCGCGATGGCGGCCGGTCATGGCGGGGTGTTCGACATGACCCATATGATGGATGAGACATTTCCCACATATTTCGGCGAGCCGGGGATTTCCTATGATCAGGTTTTCAACTTTGCCGATAACGGGTTCAATCTGAATGTGCTGACGGTGAATGAACACACCGGCACCCATATTGATGCGCCCCTGCATTTCTCGGCGGATGGGCTTTCGGTTGATGAAATTCCGGTGGAAAATCTGGTCTGCCCGCTTTGCGTGGTCGATATCGCGGCGCGTGCGGCCGAAGATGCGGATGCGCAGGTGACGCCGGATGATCTGTCGACCTGGATCGCCGCCAATGGGGAAATCCCCGAGGGTGCCTGCGTGGCGATGCATTCGGGGTGGGGCCCGAAGGTGCAGACCGAGGCTTTCCGCAATGCCGATGGTGAAGGCGTGATGCATTTCCCAGGCTTCCATATCGAGGCGACGCAGATGCTGCTGGAAACCGGCGCGGGCGCGATTGCGGTCGATACCCTGTCGCTGGATCACGGGCCATCAGGTGATTTTGCAACCCATTATGCATGGCTGCCCAGCAACCGGTTTGGCATCGAATGCCTTGCGGGGCTGGATCAGATGCCGGCCTCCGGTGCCACGCTGGTTGTGGGCGCGCCGAAAACCGGGCGCGGCACCGGCGGCCCGGCGCGCATTTTCGGGATGGTCTGA
- a CDS encoding carboxymuconolactone decarboxylase family protein, producing MGTVPLLSDEEVSAEALAVFEDIRAVRGTDFINNFWRALAHDPVTLKATWERLKKVMGSGALDPLVKEMLYVAVSTANGCSYCVHSHTAAAKARGMTAEQHGELLAVIGMAMQTNGLVTGLQVDVDEVFRA from the coding sequence ATGGGAACCGTTCCGCTTTTGTCAGATGAGGAGGTCAGCGCCGAGGCGCTGGCCGTCTTTGAGGATATCCGCGCGGTGCGTGGCACCGATTTCATCAATAATTTCTGGCGCGCGCTGGCCCATGACCCTGTGACGCTGAAAGCGACATGGGAGCGGTTGAAAAAGGTGATGGGGTCGGGGGCTTTGGACCCGCTGGTGAAAGAGATGCTTTATGTGGCGGTCTCCACCGCGAATGGCTGCTCCTATTGCGTGCATTCCCATACGGCAGCGGCGAAGGCCCGTGGGATGACGGCAGAGCAGCACGGGGAACTTCTGGCCGTGATCGGGATGGCGATGCAGACCAACGGGTTGGTGACGGGGTTGCAGGTTGACGTGGATGAGGTGTTCAGGGCGTGA